The following are from one region of the Haloactinomyces albus genome:
- a CDS encoding acetyl/propionyl/methylcrotonyl-CoA carboxylase subunit alpha, with protein sequence MPEQDSTGHARLRKVLVANRGEIAVRVVRACADAGMASVAVYAEPDAGAPFVRLADEAFALGGATAAESYLDIGKIVEVACRSGADAVHPGYGFLSENAEFAEAVLAAGLVWIGPSPQAIRDLGDKVTARHIATAAGAPLVPGTREPVAGSAEVVAFAEQYGLPVAIKAAFGGGGRGLKVARSVAEIPELFDSAVREAEGAFGRGECFVERYLDRPRHVEAQVLADVHGRVVVVGTRDCSLQRRHQKLVEEAPAPFLTEQQRGTIHEAARAICVEAGYHGAGTVEFLVGADGTISFLEVNTRLQVEHPVSEETTGLDLVREQFAIAEGRPLAVTADPPARGHAIEFRINGEDAGRNFLPTPGAVTRLDWPAGPGVRIDAGVETGSVIGGQFDSLLAKVIVTGDSRAQALQRSARVLAEMTVEGLATVLPFHRAIVADPAFAAEHGAESFTVHTRWIETEFANTIAPHPGAAEPAETEPRRQVTVEVDGRRLQVSLPADLAAPAGGGSAAPAKPRRRSSGGAAAASGDAVTAPMQGTVITLTVDDGDHVDTGDQILVLEAMKMENPVTAHKTGTITGLKTQPGDSVSQGTTLCDIKD encoded by the coding sequence GTGCCCGAGCAGGACTCGACCGGCCACGCGCGGTTGCGCAAGGTGTTGGTGGCGAATCGTGGTGAGATTGCGGTGCGGGTGGTGCGTGCGTGTGCGGATGCGGGCATGGCCAGTGTGGCGGTGTATGCCGAGCCGGATGCGGGGGCGCCGTTCGTGCGGTTGGCTGATGAGGCGTTTGCGTTGGGTGGGGCCACGGCGGCGGAGAGTTATCTGGATATCGGCAAGATTGTGGAGGTGGCTTGCCGGTCGGGGGCGGATGCGGTGCATCCGGGGTATGGGTTTTTGTCGGAGAATGCCGAGTTCGCCGAGGCGGTGTTGGCGGCGGGGTTGGTGTGGATCGGTCCGTCGCCGCAGGCGATTCGGGATCTGGGGGACAAGGTCACCGCGCGGCATATTGCCACTGCTGCGGGGGCGCCGTTGGTGCCGGGCACGCGGGAGCCGGTGGCCGGGTCGGCGGAGGTGGTGGCCTTTGCCGAGCAGTACGGGTTGCCGGTGGCGATCAAGGCGGCCTTTGGTGGGGGTGGCCGGGGGTTGAAGGTGGCTCGGAGTGTGGCCGAGATTCCGGAGTTGTTCGATTCGGCGGTGCGGGAGGCCGAGGGGGCCTTCGGCCGGGGTGAGTGTTTCGTGGAGCGGTATCTGGACCGGCCGCGGCATGTGGAGGCCCAGGTGTTGGCCGATGTGCATGGCCGGGTGGTGGTGGTCGGTACGCGGGATTGTTCGTTGCAGCGGCGGCATCAGAAGTTGGTCGAGGAGGCTCCGGCGCCGTTTTTGACCGAGCAGCAGCGTGGCACCATTCATGAGGCCGCGCGGGCGATTTGTGTCGAGGCCGGTTATCACGGGGCCGGTACGGTGGAGTTTTTGGTCGGCGCTGATGGCACGATCTCGTTTTTGGAGGTCAATACCCGGTTGCAGGTCGAGCATCCGGTCAGTGAGGAAACCACCGGGCTGGATCTGGTTCGTGAGCAGTTCGCCATCGCCGAGGGGCGCCCGCTGGCGGTGACGGCCGATCCGCCCGCCCGGGGGCATGCCATCGAGTTCCGCATCAACGGTGAGGACGCCGGGCGTAACTTCCTGCCCACGCCGGGGGCGGTGACCCGGTTGGACTGGCCGGCCGGGCCGGGGGTGCGCATCGATGCCGGGGTGGAGACCGGCAGCGTTATCGGCGGCCAGTTCGACTCGCTGCTGGCCAAGGTCATCGTCACCGGCGACAGCCGGGCCCAGGCGCTGCAGCGGTCGGCGCGGGTGCTGGCGGAGATGACCGTGGAGGGGCTGGCCACCGTGCTGCCGTTTCACCGTGCCATCGTGGCGGACCCGGCCTTTGCCGCCGAGCACGGCGCCGAGAGTTTCACCGTGCACACCCGCTGGATCGAAACCGAGTTCGCCAACACCATCGCCCCGCACCCCGGCGCGGCCGAGCCGGCCGAGACCGAGCCCCGCAGGCAGGTCACCGTCGAAGTCGACGGGCGGCGCCTGCAGGTGTCCCTGCCCGCCGACCTGGCCGCCCCGGCCGGTGGTGGCTCCGCGGCCCCGGCCAAACCCCGCAGGCGCAGCAGCGGCGGCGCGGCAGCGGCCTCCGGCGACGCGGTCACCGCCCCCATGCAGGGCACCGTCATCACCCTGACCGTCGACGACGGCGACCACGTCGACACCGGCGACCAAATCCTGGTACTGGAAGCCATGAAAATGGAAAACCCCGTCACCGCCCACAAAACCGGCACCATCACCGGCCTGAAAACCCAACCCGGCGACTCCGTCAGCCAAGGCACCACCCTCTGCGACATCAAAGACTAG
- a CDS encoding acyl-CoA carboxylase subunit epsilon, with amino-acid sequence MSDESAPHDEPQRPVLRIVRGAPDDAEIAALTAALTGVAAANAAAATTPRRRPLSMWADRSAGLRHPGGRRPLRPGPNAWRASALPQ; translated from the coding sequence ATGAGTGACGAGAGCGCTCCCCACGACGAGCCGCAGCGGCCGGTGCTGCGCATCGTGCGTGGTGCTCCCGACGACGCCGAGATCGCCGCACTCACCGCGGCCCTGACCGGTGTCGCCGCAGCCAACGCCGCCGCGGCCACCACGCCGCGGCGGCGGCCCCTGTCGATGTGGGCCGACCGCTCCGCGGGACTGCGTCATCCCGGCGGCAGGCGTCCCCTTCGCCCCGGCCCCAACGCCTGGCGCGCCTCCGCACTACCGCAGTGA
- a CDS encoding aminodeoxychorismate synthase component I produces MQLFVRPISGTASAEQVLRRLGARACRRGLAPPAALTGDWFGGSAVLAPSVRIAPVDAAEAFATLDDQPAVSVSAPPGAIGGGWIGYLGYGLTDPGRFPTGRGLPQAAWGWADHVLRRDADGQWWFEALHAGEPPEELLTELGELVAATTHGGESSWSAGPVTGPEPGRHHKAVRGCLDEIATGEIFQANICSRFSLPFEGDPLELFAAGSARFGPARAAYVGGGWGAVASLSPELFLSRHGTVVRSSPIKGTTPRRGPGDDGNAQVLRESTKDVAENVMIVDMARNDLGRVAEVGRVTTPRLLEVQPHPGVWHLVSEVRAELAEGVPTSALLAAAFPPASVTGAPKVRALEIIAELESEPREVYCGTVGMSSPVAGAELNVAIRTLEYAGGELRFGVGGGITADSAPEREWQECLTKAAPLLSLLGATE; encoded by the coding sequence GTGCAACTCTTCGTCCGACCGATCAGCGGCACCGCGAGCGCGGAGCAGGTGTTGCGGCGGCTTGGCGCGCGCGCGTGTCGCCGCGGGTTGGCGCCGCCTGCTGCGTTGACCGGTGACTGGTTCGGCGGCAGTGCTGTGTTGGCCCCCTCGGTGAGGATTGCCCCGGTCGATGCGGCGGAGGCGTTCGCCACGCTCGATGACCAGCCGGCGGTATCGGTATCCGCCCCGCCGGGAGCCATCGGTGGCGGATGGATCGGCTACCTGGGTTACGGACTGACCGATCCCGGTCGGTTTCCCACCGGGCGCGGGTTGCCGCAGGCTGCCTGGGGATGGGCCGATCATGTCCTGCGTCGCGATGCGGACGGGCAGTGGTGGTTCGAGGCATTGCATGCCGGAGAACCCCCCGAGGAGCTGTTGACCGAACTCGGTGAACTGGTTGCCGCCACCACGCACGGAGGGGAGTCGTCATGGTCGGCGGGCCCGGTCACGGGACCGGAACCCGGACGGCACCACAAGGCCGTGCGAGGGTGCCTCGACGAGATCGCGACGGGCGAGATTTTCCAGGCCAACATCTGCAGCCGGTTTTCCCTGCCGTTCGAGGGAGATCCCCTGGAGCTGTTCGCGGCGGGCAGTGCGCGGTTCGGCCCCGCGCGTGCCGCCTATGTGGGAGGTGGGTGGGGCGCCGTGGCCTCCCTGTCTCCCGAGCTGTTCCTGTCGCGGCACGGCACCGTTGTCCGCAGTAGCCCGATCAAGGGCACGACACCTCGGCGCGGTCCCGGTGACGACGGCAACGCGCAGGTTCTGCGGGAATCCACGAAAGACGTGGCCGAGAACGTGATGATCGTCGACATGGCGCGCAACGATCTGGGCCGAGTCGCCGAGGTCGGACGCGTCACGACCCCTCGATTGCTGGAGGTGCAACCGCATCCGGGGGTGTGGCACCTGGTGTCCGAGGTACGGGCCGAGCTCGCCGAGGGCGTGCCGACCTCGGCGCTGCTGGCTGCCGCGTTCCCTCCGGCGTCGGTGACCGGAGCCCCGAAAGTGCGCGCGCTGGAGATCATCGCCGAGTTGGAGTCCGAGCCGCGCGAGGTGTACTGCGGCACTGTCGGGATGTCCTCACCGGTGGCCGGTGCCGAACTCAACGTGGCCATCCGGACTCTGGAGTACGCAGGCGGTGAGCTGCGCTTCGGTGTCGGCGGGGGGATCACCGCGGACTCCGCCCCGGAACGGGAGTGGCAGGAGTGCCTGACCAAGGCAGCGCCCCTGCTTTCCCTCCTCGGCGCAACGGAGTAG
- a CDS encoding hydroxymethylglutaryl-CoA lyase, whose translation MDPRELGLPSAVASPESDDVPAEVTIWEVGPRDGLQNESGIVPLDVKLEFLERLAVAGLPVVETTSFVHPEWVPQLADAVELFGELRRADGVRYPVLVPNSRGLDRALESGVDDIAIFASATETFTRRNLNRGLDEQFVMFDPVVRHAVAEGLNVRGYVSMVFGDPWEGPVAVDQVVSVGQRLLDMGCSQISLGDTIGVATPGHVETVIRAFVAAGVPLHRLAVHFHDTYGQALGNTYAALRLGVSTVDASAGGLGGCPYAGSATGNLATEDLVWMLEGLGIRHGVDLRSLADTSVWMAEHLGKPSPSAVVKALAR comes from the coding sequence ATGGATCCGCGAGAGCTGGGTCTGCCGAGCGCGGTGGCCTCGCCCGAGTCCGATGACGTGCCCGCTGAGGTCACGATCTGGGAAGTCGGCCCCAGGGACGGTCTGCAGAACGAGAGCGGGATCGTGCCCCTCGACGTCAAGCTCGAATTCCTGGAGCGGCTGGCCGTCGCGGGTCTGCCGGTGGTGGAGACCACCAGTTTCGTGCACCCCGAGTGGGTGCCGCAGCTCGCCGATGCCGTCGAGCTCTTCGGCGAGCTGCGCCGGGCCGACGGGGTGCGCTATCCCGTCCTGGTACCGAACTCACGAGGGCTGGACCGCGCGCTGGAGTCCGGGGTGGACGACATCGCGATCTTCGCATCGGCCACGGAGACGTTCACCCGCCGCAACCTCAATCGCGGTCTGGACGAGCAGTTCGTCATGTTCGACCCCGTCGTGCGGCATGCGGTGGCGGAAGGCCTGAACGTGCGGGGGTACGTGTCGATGGTCTTCGGTGATCCCTGGGAGGGCCCGGTCGCCGTGGACCAGGTGGTGTCGGTGGGGCAGCGGCTGCTCGACATGGGCTGCAGTCAGATCTCCCTCGGTGACACCATCGGCGTGGCCACTCCCGGCCATGTCGAGACGGTGATCCGGGCCTTCGTGGCCGCGGGAGTGCCGTTGCACCGGCTGGCGGTGCACTTCCACGACACCTACGGCCAAGCCCTGGGCAACACCTACGCCGCACTCCGCCTCGGTGTTTCCACAGTGGACGCCTCGGCGGGCGGCCTGGGCGGATGTCCGTACGCCGGATCGGCCACCGGCAACCTCGCCACCGAGGACCTGGTGTGGATGCTGGAGGGACTCGGAATCCGGCACGGAGTCGATCTGCGCTCCCTCGCCGATACCAGCGTGTGGATGGCCGAGCACCTCGGGAAGCCCAGCCCGTCGGCTGTCGTCAAGGCGCTCGCCCGATGA
- a CDS encoding DUF1707 SHOCT-like domain-containing protein, whose protein sequence is MSENQRDQHLRIGDPERNQAINLLGEHLSAGRLDVQEFDERCARVASARFRSDLSALFDDLPAPRPAAPAQQEKSARGVGGAVLGLSVLLALVALALLTRQLLLLVLVLGGVAFWLLRRRG, encoded by the coding sequence GTGAGCGAAAACCAGCGGGACCAGCACCTGCGGATCGGTGATCCCGAACGCAACCAGGCAATCAACCTGCTCGGGGAGCATCTCTCCGCCGGACGTCTGGATGTCCAGGAGTTCGACGAGCGTTGCGCGCGGGTGGCTTCCGCTCGGTTTCGTTCCGACCTGTCGGCACTGTTCGACGATCTACCTGCGCCACGTCCGGCCGCTCCCGCACAACAGGAGAAATCCGCCCGGGGAGTCGGGGGCGCCGTACTCGGCCTGTCGGTGCTCCTCGCACTCGTGGCCCTGGCCTTGCTGACCAGGCAACTATTGCTGCTCGTGCTCGTCCTCGGTGGTGTCGCGTTCTGGCTACTACGCCGCCGAGGATGA
- a CDS encoding PH domain-containing protein — MAYPDDLLGADEHVVVHRHPHWKTLIVPVLVFLGVVGGGTYLAALAMGTDWQVPVWITLAALGGSLIIGLTLAPLLRWRTTHFVVTSHRLMVREGVFTRSGIDIPMSRINSVRFRHGIVDRMLGSGTLIVESASDEPLEFDDIPGVERVHSLLYREVNDDSDDDDRYRREPESRWEGEY, encoded by the coding sequence GTGGCCTATCCCGATGATCTGCTCGGCGCGGACGAGCACGTGGTCGTGCACAGGCATCCGCACTGGAAGACGCTCATCGTGCCGGTCCTGGTGTTTCTCGGTGTGGTCGGTGGTGGAACCTACCTGGCTGCGCTGGCCATGGGGACCGACTGGCAGGTTCCGGTCTGGATCACGCTGGCTGCACTCGGTGGAAGCCTGATCATCGGACTGACTTTGGCGCCGCTGCTGCGGTGGCGCACCACGCATTTCGTCGTCACCAGCCACCGCTTGATGGTGCGGGAAGGGGTGTTCACCCGCTCCGGAATCGACATTCCGATGTCGCGGATCAACAGCGTGCGCTTCCGGCACGGCATCGTGGATCGGATGCTCGGCAGCGGCACACTGATCGTCGAGTCCGCCTCGGACGAGCCGTTGGAGTTCGATGACATTCCCGGTGTGGAACGGGTGCACTCGCTGCTGTACCGCGAGGTCAACGACGACTCCGATGATGATGACAGGTACCGCCGGGAGCCGGAGTCCCGGTGGGAGGGAGAGTACTGA
- a CDS encoding biotin--[acetyl-CoA-carboxylase] ligase, whose product MRTTPTPLNADKLRDRLVGNGPYSALDVVPVTGSTNTDLVAEAAGGAADRTVLIAEEQQAGRGRMQRSWVSPPCYGLHMSILLRPVVVAQSALSWLPLVAGVALAETVRETTEVAVGLKWPNDLLLGESRHKAAGILAEGVSTLDGMAIVLGIGVNVHHEAGDLPTGAGGLPATSLAAEGAQVDREEFAARILESFADLERSWREYGGIPGADGLLERYQRLCATLGQQVRVEFGGGEPLSGTATGIDASGRLNVRTATGRSTPVSAGDVVHVRPASE is encoded by the coding sequence GTGAGGACGACGCCGACACCACTCAACGCCGACAAGCTCCGTGATCGCCTGGTCGGCAACGGTCCCTACAGCGCGCTGGACGTCGTGCCCGTGACCGGCTCGACCAACACGGACCTGGTCGCCGAGGCCGCCGGTGGTGCCGCGGACCGGACGGTGCTGATCGCGGAGGAGCAGCAGGCGGGCCGGGGACGGATGCAGCGATCGTGGGTGTCGCCACCCTGTTACGGCCTGCACATGAGCATCCTGCTGCGTCCGGTGGTGGTGGCGCAGTCGGCGCTGTCGTGGCTGCCGCTGGTTGCCGGTGTGGCTCTCGCCGAGACGGTCCGCGAAACGACCGAGGTCGCCGTCGGACTGAAATGGCCGAACGATCTTCTGCTCGGGGAGTCCCGGCACAAGGCCGCGGGGATTCTCGCCGAGGGCGTGTCGACACTCGACGGCATGGCGATCGTGCTCGGCATCGGCGTCAATGTGCATCACGAAGCCGGGGACCTGCCCACCGGTGCGGGAGGCCTTCCGGCGACGTCGCTGGCCGCCGAAGGTGCGCAGGTCGACCGCGAGGAGTTCGCCGCGCGAATTCTGGAGTCGTTCGCCGACCTCGAGCGCTCGTGGCGAGAGTACGGGGGCATTCCCGGTGCCGACGGTCTGCTCGAGCGCTATCAGCGATTGTGCGCCACGCTCGGGCAGCAGGTGCGAGTGGAGTTCGGTGGTGGCGAGCCGCTGTCCGGAACGGCCACCGGAATCGACGCGAGCGGCCGCTTGAACGTCCGGACGGCCACGGGGCGCAGCACTCCGGTGTCGGCCGGTGACGTGGTGCACGTGCGTCCGGCTTCGGAGTGA
- a CDS encoding Maf family protein, with amino-acid sequence MRFVLASASPARLSVLRSAGIDPLVRVSGVDEDAVAAALTDPTPAELVTALAESKAEAVIPAIADEVPDAVIVGCDSMLSTQEEHGPEVVGKPATAEVAAQRWKRMAGGTGELLTGHAVVRLRDGAIEARARDHLSTTVRFAEPTDAELDTYIATGEPLAVAGGFTLDGLGGWFVEGVDGDPSSVIGISLPLTRKLLGRVHVSVVSLWGTQATS; translated from the coding sequence GTGCGTTTCGTCCTTGCTTCCGCCTCACCCGCCCGCCTGTCCGTCCTGCGCTCCGCCGGAATCGACCCGCTCGTACGGGTATCCGGCGTCGACGAGGACGCCGTGGCAGCAGCACTGACCGACCCCACGCCTGCCGAACTCGTGACCGCTCTCGCCGAGAGCAAGGCCGAGGCCGTGATCCCCGCCATCGCGGACGAGGTGCCGGATGCGGTGATCGTCGGCTGCGACTCGATGCTGTCGACCCAGGAGGAGCACGGACCGGAGGTCGTGGGCAAACCCGCCACCGCCGAGGTGGCTGCGCAGCGCTGGAAACGGATGGCGGGCGGCACCGGCGAACTGCTCACCGGACACGCGGTCGTGCGGCTACGCGATGGGGCGATCGAAGCACGGGCACGCGATCACCTGTCGACCACCGTGCGGTTCGCCGAACCGACCGACGCCGAACTCGACACCTACATTGCCACCGGCGAGCCGCTGGCAGTGGCCGGTGGTTTCACCCTGGATGGCCTCGGCGGCTGGTTCGTCGAGGGCGTGGACGGCGACCCCTCCAGTGTGATCGGCATCAGCCTGCCGCTCACCCGCAAACTGCTCGGCCGGGTTCACGTGAGTGTCGTCTCACTGTGGGGCACGCAGGCCACATCCTGA
- a CDS encoding DUF3558 domain-containing protein translates to MHSSLLVGRQRRFGTLVAGTLLVSGCGFVQTENATGIVGATEPALSETVSASPPSTAPLPPRPADLPLNGIDPCELLTAQQRARLGFDREPLTAAAPGFGNVATCNFRNSTAQVGARLSLVTGESMDVWTSDAARVRATPVEIAGFPALVVRTPELNLACNVAVDVAEGQHVDVLYRNDGANPPPPLHRLCAGAKRVAEAAVTRLKEPSPSKTSSSPSPSPTVKLND, encoded by the coding sequence ATGCACAGCTCGCTGCTCGTCGGCCGACAACGGCGATTCGGGACTCTCGTGGCCGGTACTCTCCTGGTGAGCGGATGCGGATTCGTACAGACCGAGAATGCCACCGGCATCGTCGGGGCCACCGAACCAGCACTGTCCGAAACGGTGTCGGCTTCCCCGCCGAGCACAGCACCACTCCCGCCACGCCCGGCCGACTTGCCGTTGAACGGGATCGACCCGTGCGAGCTGCTCACCGCGCAGCAGCGCGCCCGGCTCGGTTTCGACCGCGAACCGCTCACCGCTGCCGCGCCGGGCTTCGGTAATGTCGCCACCTGCAATTTCCGTAACAGCACGGCGCAGGTCGGCGCGCGGCTGTCCCTGGTGACCGGCGAAAGCATGGACGTGTGGACCAGCGATGCCGCACGAGTACGGGCCACACCCGTCGAGATCGCGGGATTCCCGGCGCTGGTGGTTCGCACCCCCGAATTGAATCTGGCCTGCAACGTGGCGGTGGATGTCGCCGAGGGCCAGCATGTGGATGTGCTGTACCGAAACGACGGCGCGAATCCTCCGCCGCCGCTCCATCGGTTGTGCGCGGGTGCCAAGCGGGTCGCGGAAGCTGCCGTGACCCGCTTGAAAGAGCCGAGCCCCTCGAAGACCAGCTCCTCTCCCAGCCCCTCACCCACCGTCAAGCTGAACGACTGA
- a CDS encoding acyl-CoA carboxylase subunit beta has translation MSSATEPIGEPPAGEPDIHTTAGKLADLYRRNHEAVHAGSERAVEKQHAKGKKTARERVEALLDTGSFIELDEHARHRSTNFGMEASRPYGDGVVTGHGTVDGRQVCVFSQDFTVFGGSLGEVFGEKIVKVMDLALKTGCPLIGINDSGGARIQEGVVALGLYAEIFKRNTHASGVIPQISLIVGPCAGGAVYSPAITDFTVMVDETSHMFITGPDVIKTVTGEDVTFEELGGAQTHNATSGNAHYMASDEEDAISYVQELLSYLPANNLSEPPTFEAEQIEGSITESISDADRELDTLIPDSPNQPYDMHEVLTHVLDDGEFLEVSKLFAPNIVVGYGRIEGHSVGIVANQPTQLAGTLDIDASEKAARFVRTCDAFNIPVVTFVDVPGFLPGTDQEWNGIIRRGAKLLYAYAEATVPLATVITRKAYGGAYDVMGSKHLGADINLAWPTAQIAVMGAQGAANILYRRQLSEAAEKGEDVEALRAQLQQEYEDTLANPYVAAERGYVDSVIPPSHTRGHLARSLRMLRTKRDSLPAKKHGNIPL, from the coding sequence ATGAGCAGTGCGACCGAACCGATCGGTGAGCCGCCAGCCGGTGAACCGGATATTCACACCACCGCCGGTAAGCTTGCCGACCTGTACCGGCGCAACCACGAGGCCGTGCATGCCGGTTCCGAGCGAGCGGTGGAAAAGCAACACGCCAAGGGCAAGAAGACCGCTCGGGAACGAGTCGAGGCGTTGCTGGATACCGGCTCGTTCATCGAGCTCGACGAGCACGCCCGGCACCGGTCGACGAACTTCGGGATGGAGGCTTCCCGCCCGTACGGCGACGGGGTGGTGACCGGCCATGGCACGGTCGACGGTCGCCAGGTGTGCGTGTTCTCGCAGGACTTCACCGTGTTCGGCGGCAGCCTGGGCGAAGTGTTCGGCGAGAAGATCGTCAAGGTGATGGATCTGGCGCTGAAGACGGGCTGCCCGCTGATCGGCATCAACGACTCCGGGGGTGCGCGCATCCAGGAGGGTGTGGTCGCGCTCGGTCTCTACGCCGAGATCTTCAAGCGCAACACGCATGCCTCCGGGGTGATCCCGCAGATCTCGCTGATCGTGGGACCCTGCGCGGGCGGTGCGGTGTATTCGCCTGCGATCACCGACTTCACCGTGATGGTCGATGAGACCTCGCACATGTTCATCACCGGACCCGACGTCATCAAGACCGTCACCGGTGAGGACGTCACCTTCGAGGAGCTCGGCGGCGCCCAGACGCACAATGCCACCTCCGGCAACGCGCACTACATGGCCTCCGACGAGGAAGACGCGATCTCCTACGTCCAGGAGCTGCTGTCGTACCTGCCCGCCAACAACCTCTCGGAGCCGCCCACCTTCGAGGCCGAGCAGATCGAGGGCTCGATCACCGAGTCGATCAGCGATGCCGACCGCGAGCTCGACACGTTGATCCCGGACTCGCCGAACCAGCCCTACGACATGCACGAGGTGCTCACCCACGTCCTCGACGACGGGGAGTTCCTCGAGGTCTCGAAGCTGTTCGCGCCGAACATCGTGGTCGGCTACGGCCGCATCGAGGGCCACAGCGTGGGTATCGTGGCCAACCAGCCCACCCAGCTGGCGGGCACCCTGGACATCGACGCCAGCGAGAAGGCCGCCCGGTTCGTGCGCACCTGCGATGCCTTCAACATCCCGGTGGTGACCTTCGTCGACGTCCCCGGGTTCCTGCCCGGCACCGATCAGGAGTGGAACGGCATCATCCGGCGCGGCGCCAAGCTGCTGTACGCCTATGCCGAGGCGACCGTGCCACTGGCCACGGTCATCACCCGCAAGGCCTACGGTGGGGCCTACGACGTGATGGGCTCCAAGCACCTCGGCGCCGACATCAACCTGGCCTGGCCCACCGCGCAGATCGCGGTCATGGGCGCCCAAGGGGCGGCCAACATCCTCTACCGGCGTCAACTGTCCGAAGCCGCCGAGAAGGGCGAGGACGTCGAGGCACTGCGTGCCCAGCTGCAGCAGGAGTACGAGGACACCCTGGCCAACCCCTACGTGGCCGCCGAGCGCGGCTACGTCGACTCGGTGATCCCCCCGTCGCACACCCGCGGCCACCTCGCCCGCAGCCTGCGCATGCTGCGGACCAAACGCGACAGCCTGCCCGCCAAGAAGCACGGCAACATCCCCCTGTGA